A segment of the Desulfurococcus mucosus DSM 2162 genome:
TCGGCGGCGGGCTTCATAAGGGCATACCTTGAGGTCGACGAGGTCCCCGTCACCCTGATACTCAACTATGTTGCCTACTACACTGTGAACATCCTGGTGATAGGGCCGTTGAAGGGTACGCGTGTCTACGGCTATAATAGGACTGATGAAATACCGGCTGCCTACAGGCTCTACATCACCGGGCTCCAGAGGACTCCGGCAGGGAACCCTGTCGCTGACACGGTGATGGGGTTCGTCTACGAGGCACTCTACTATCTCCCATGGTTGATCGCCATGGTGTTGATAATGGTGTTCACATGGTTCCTCCTGAATAAGACGCAGATAGGGCTCAGGGTAAGAATACTTGGCTCGAACCCGGACTACTTGAAGAGCATCGGCGTCAACACGCGTTTAACGCTTGTCACCGCGCTAGCATTATCGGGCGCCATAGTAGGGTTCACCTCAGCCTTCTACACTCTCAGCGACTTACTGAGGCTCTCGTACCCTGTGGAGGGGCAGACAGCTGGCTACGGCTATCTCGCCATACTCGTGGCATGGCTATCCATGCTTGACTACAAGCTTATACCGGTTTCAGCATACATTATAGCGTCGCTTAGAACAGCCGGCATAAACCTCCAGGTCGGCGGCTTAGGCGGCCTCGAGCAGATGCTGCTCCTAATAGGCTTGATACTCGCAGTGTACACTATACTGAGGTTCCTGAAAGACTACGAGGTGAGGGTGGGCTGAATGCTTGACGCACTTGTCGACGCTGCACCCCTGATAGCGGCGTTCTCAACAATGTACCTGGCGGCCCTAGGCCACAGCGTAATGGAGAAATCAGGGATCCTGAACCTAGCGATAGACGGCGCATTCTTCTTCTCCACCGGTGTAAGCATATACCTTGCGGTAGCACTCTACGGGCTGCTGACCCCCCTCGGCTTAACATACCCGGCTACAACAGTGCTCGCCGTGTTGTTGACAGGCTTGTTCACAG
Coding sequences within it:
- a CDS encoding ABC transporter permease, with the protein product MRLLVMRRKEPLRYGTILIILLSLAVGVLLYTLILSLQGRSPVEVLYTITASFASPSVVKDFIILTMLGYALLVSFKGSLWNIGAEGQLFISTIPVIVLTLYVAPNPSTPLETIAVILASIVIATATGALWASAAGFIRAYLEVDEVPVTLILNYVAYYTVNILVIGPLKGTRVYGYNRTDEIPAAYRLYITGLQRTPAGNPVADTVMGFVYEALYYLPWLIAMVLIMVFTWFLLNKTQIGLRVRILGSNPDYLKSIGVNTRLTLVTALALSGAIVGFTSAFYTLSDLLRLSYPVEGQTAGYGYLAILVAWLSMLDYKLIPVSAYIIASLRTAGINLQVGGLGGLEQMLLLIGLILAVYTILRFLKDYEVRVG